In the genome of Magnolia sinica isolate HGM2019 chromosome 2, MsV1, whole genome shotgun sequence, one region contains:
- the LOC131235304 gene encoding AT-hook motif nuclear-localized protein 17-like, which translates to MKGDLSKHQQHYPIRECQTSEEEESPSSGGNNGTNTKKTKKEGSGTEGATIEVVRRPRGRPPGSKNKPKPPIIITRDADSALQPHILQIPGGIDVVDAISCFARRHSIGLCVLTGTGTVANVTLRQPSTTPGATVTFHGRFDILSLSATFLPPSSSSSSSSSPSPFSLDGNGFSISLAGAQGQIFGGFVVGSLLAAGTVIIVAAAFTTPTFHRLPIEDEVSATTTGISTAVVDTAILQTPTMESAGGSGGGAMSIYSSHLPSHVIWAPTARQQPPPPHY; encoded by the coding sequence ATGAAAGGAGATTTATCAAAGCATCAGCAACACTACCCAATTAGAGAATGCCAAACCTCGGAAGAAGAAGAGAGCCCCAGCAGCGGAGGAAACAATGGCACCAACACgaagaaaacaaagaaagaaggaaGCGGCACTGAGGGAGCAACCATTGAGGTAGTCCGCAGGCCAAGAGGCCGTCCTCCAGGCTCAAAGAACAAACCCAAACCCCCAATCATCATCACCCGCGACGCCGATTCCGCCCTCCAACCTCACATCCTCCAAATCCCCGGCGGAATCGATGTCGTCGACGCCATCTCCTGCTTCGCCCGTCGCCACAGCATCGGCCTCTGCGTCCTCACCGGCACCGGCACCGTCGCTAACGTCACCCTCCGCCAACCATCCACAACGCCGGGAGCCACCGTCACATTCCATGGCCGATTCGAtattctctccctctctgctaCATTCCTacctccatcatcatcatcatcatcatcatcatcgccaTCTCCTTTCTCATTGGACGGTAACGGTTTCTCCATATCGCTTGCTGGGGCCCAGGGCCAGATCTTTGGAGGATTTGTGGTGGGATCTCTACTCGCAGCTGGGACTGTGATTATCGTCGCTGCTGCTTTCACAACCCCAACGTTTCATCGCTTGCCGATTGAAGATGAAGTTTCAGCTACTACAACGGGGATTTCTACTGCTGTTGTTGACACCGCCATTCTTCAAACACCTACAATGGAGTCTGctggtggtagtggtggtggcGCAATGTCTATATACagctctcatcttccatctcatgttatatgggcacCTACTGCAAGACAGCAACCTCCTCCACCGCACTACTAG